In Antennarius striatus isolate MH-2024 chromosome 10, ASM4005453v1, whole genome shotgun sequence, one DNA window encodes the following:
- the afap1l1a gene encoding actin filament-associated protein 1-like 1 isoform X2 produces MVGLSSTSVEAMEVLVSELGVLLKMLDQEKLSSSTQEKKTSVWNLLQQIQPSVAGTDYIYMNSSVYRNGTSFVESLFETFDCEIGDLKDVTDDPKEDKNTQNNTTKEQNGEESLAPHSADSPPPLPTTPPPEDYYEEAVPLSPGKMPEYIITRVRPSPPNSIEDGYEDAENNYPSTCINSHRKNSYNDSDALSSSYESYEEDEEERSPGVQLTHQWPSDESSMPPARDCRICAFLLRKKRFGQWAKQLTVIRENRLQCYKSSKDTCPYVDLLLPQCTVVYAPKDTKRKHHELRFTMPNGDAVVLAVQSKEQAHRWLRVVREVSGQSAGPEESASPVISRKLELDKRLSAEKNASDSDGVGIIIGENGRENGKVKRGAFAAGRKITRIISFSKKKPPRPGDLRMSDPRQGYLSVLVNQVWREQWCCVSRGSLHFYHDKGDPRSCLPPLPLHGCEVVPGLGPKHPFAFRILRNSTETAALEACSSEELGRWLGVLLAETGCATDPESLHYDYVDVETIANIRDAARHSFLWATSPSSTSTDSRTYDEVPNEDMQLVENCRKQSGSQKQHSSSSSSGRNKSLVPLKRTGSNTNQYGRYGKTRAEEDAKRYLKEKDELERERDGIRNALVTLRQEKRELKEEMKTASERRKSSLNRRLSQLEDACRAKEAERVDLELRLTQVQENLKKSLAGGALGAPAEAKPPTKAPSKKTHYVYSECVPVNCASEMRRRPPSVYASSTGTVMQKAKEWESKKRT; encoded by the exons ATGGTGGGACTCTCATCCACTTCTGTTGAGG CAATGGAGGTGTTGGTGAGTGAGCTGGGCGTACTGCTGAAGATGCTGGACCAGGAAAAACTCAGCTCCTCCACTCAGGAGAAAAAGACCTCCGTGTGGAACCTCTTGCAGCAGATACAGCCATCAG TGGCAGGAACAGACTACATCTACATGAACTCATCAGTGTACAGAAATGGCACCAGCTTTGTAGAATCTCTCTTTGAGACATTTG ATTGTGAAATTGGAGACCTAAAGGATGTTACAGATGATCCTAAAGAAGATAAGAACACCCAAAATAACACCACAAAAGAG CAAAACGGTGAAGAGTCCCTCGCCCCACACTCAGCTGATTCCCCTCCCCCTCTGCCTACAACACCTCCTCCTGAGGATTACTATGAAGAGGCAGTGCCACTAAGCCCAGGAAAAATGCCAGAGTACATCATTACCAGAG TCAGGCCAAGCCCTCCTAACTCTATTGAGGATGGTTATGAGGATGCCGAAAACAACTACCCCAGTACCTGCATAAATTCACATCGCAAGAACTCAT ACAATGACTCAGATGCTCTAAGTAGTTCCTATGAATCTTacgaggaagatgaagaagaaaggagCCCTGGTGTCCAACTCACCCATCAGTGGCCCTCGGATGAGAGTTCCATGCCTCCTGCAAGGGACTGTCGCATCTGTGCCTTCCTGCTGCGCAAGAAACGATTTGGCCAATGGGCAAAACAGTTGACTGTCATTCGGGAAAACAGACTACAG TGCTATAAGAGTTCTAAGGATACATGCCCATATGTGGACCTGCTGTTGCCTCAGTGCACTGTGGTCTATGCACCCAAGGACACCAAGAGAAAGCACCATGAACTCAGGTTCACCATGCCCAATGGAGATGCAGTGGTGCTAGCAGTGCAAAGCAAAGAGCAGGCCCATAGATGGCTCAGG GTTGTTAGAGAGGTGAGCGGTCAGAGTGCCGGTCCAGAGGAATCTGCATCTCCTGTCATTTCAAGAAAACTTGAACTAGATAAG AGGTTATCTGCAGAAAAGAATGCATCCGATTCAGACGGTGTGGGCATCATAATTGGAGAGAATGGCAGAGAGAACG GCAAAGTTAAAAGGGGGGCTTTTGCTGCTGGCCGTAAAATCACCCGAATCATCAGCTTCTCTAAGAAGAAACCCCCTCGACCAGGGGATCTCCGGATGTCTGATCCTCGTCAAG GCTATCTCTCAGTGCTGGTGAATCAGGTGTGGCGGGAGCAGTGGTGTTGTGTTTCTAGAGGCTCCCTACACTTCTATCACGACAAAGGCGATCCTCGGTCCTGTCTGCCTCCGCTTCCCCTCCACGGCTGTGAGGTAGTCCCAGGCCTCGGACCCAAACATCCTTTTGCCTTCAGAATATTGCGGAACAGCACTGAGACGGCTGCTCTTGAG GCTTGCAGCTCTGAGGAACTTGGAAGGTGGCTGGGTGTCCTGTTGGCAGAGACGGGGTGTGCGACAGATCCAGAGTCACTGCATTATGACTATGTTGACGTGGAAACCATTGCTAACATCCGTGATGCTGCTCGTCATTCTTTCCT GTGGGCCACGTCCCCCAGTTCTACATCCACAGACTCTCGAACTTATGATGAAGTCCCCAATGAGGACATGCAG TTAGTAGAAAACTGCAGGAAACAGTCTGGGAGTCAGAAGCAGCACTCAAGTTCCTCCAGCAgtggcagaaacaagtctttagTACCCCTCAAGCGAACAGGGTCAA ACACCAACCAGTATGGAAGGTATGGGAAAACAAGAGCTGAAGAGGATGCCAAGCGTTATCTGAAAGAGAAAGATGAgctggaaagagaaagagatggaataAGAAATGCACTAGTGACCCTCCGACAGGAGAAGAGAGAGCtaaaggaggagatgaagacagCCTCTG agaggaggaagtcCTCCCTGAACAGACGTTTGTCGCAGCTGGAAGATGCTTGTCGAGCTAAAGAGGCGGAGAGAGTGGACCTGGAGCTCCGGCTAACGCAAGTCCAAGAAAACCTCAAGAAGAGCCTGGCTGGAGGA
- the afap1l1a gene encoding actin filament-associated protein 1-like 1 isoform X3 produces the protein MNSSVYRNGTSFVESLFETFDCEIGDLKDVTDDPKEDKNTQNNTTKEQNGEESLAPHSADSPPPLPTTPPPEDYYEEAVPLSPGKMPEYIITRVRPSPPNSIEDGYEDAENNYPSTCINSHRKNSYNDSDALSSSYESYEEDEEERSPGVQLTHQWPSDESSMPPARDCRICAFLLRKKRFGQWAKQLTVIRENRLQCYKSSKDTCPYVDLLLPQCTVVYAPKDTKRKHHELRFTMPNGDAVVLAVQSKEQAHRWLRVVREVSGQSAGPEESASPVISRKLELDKRLSAEKNASDSDGVGIIIGENGRENGKVKRGAFAAGRKITRIISFSKKKPPRPGDLRMSDPRQGYLSVLVNQVWREQWCCVSRGSLHFYHDKGDPRSCLPPLPLHGCEVVPGLGPKHPFAFRILRNSTETAALEACSSEELGRWLGVLLAETGCATDPESLHYDYVDVETIANIRDAARHSFLWATSPSSTSTDSRTYDEVPNEDMQLVENCRKQSGSQKQHSSSSSSGRNKSLVPLKRTGSNTNQYGRYGKTRAEEDAKRYLKEKDELERERDGIRNALVTLRQEKRELKEEMKTASERRKSSLNRRLSQLEDACRAKEAERVDLELRLTQVQENLKKSLAGGALGAPAEAKPPTKAPSKKTHYVYSECVPVNCASEMRRRPPSVYASSTGTVMQKAKEWESKKRT, from the exons ATGAACTCATCAGTGTACAGAAATGGCACCAGCTTTGTAGAATCTCTCTTTGAGACATTTG ATTGTGAAATTGGAGACCTAAAGGATGTTACAGATGATCCTAAAGAAGATAAGAACACCCAAAATAACACCACAAAAGAG CAAAACGGTGAAGAGTCCCTCGCCCCACACTCAGCTGATTCCCCTCCCCCTCTGCCTACAACACCTCCTCCTGAGGATTACTATGAAGAGGCAGTGCCACTAAGCCCAGGAAAAATGCCAGAGTACATCATTACCAGAG TCAGGCCAAGCCCTCCTAACTCTATTGAGGATGGTTATGAGGATGCCGAAAACAACTACCCCAGTACCTGCATAAATTCACATCGCAAGAACTCAT ACAATGACTCAGATGCTCTAAGTAGTTCCTATGAATCTTacgaggaagatgaagaagaaaggagCCCTGGTGTCCAACTCACCCATCAGTGGCCCTCGGATGAGAGTTCCATGCCTCCTGCAAGGGACTGTCGCATCTGTGCCTTCCTGCTGCGCAAGAAACGATTTGGCCAATGGGCAAAACAGTTGACTGTCATTCGGGAAAACAGACTACAG TGCTATAAGAGTTCTAAGGATACATGCCCATATGTGGACCTGCTGTTGCCTCAGTGCACTGTGGTCTATGCACCCAAGGACACCAAGAGAAAGCACCATGAACTCAGGTTCACCATGCCCAATGGAGATGCAGTGGTGCTAGCAGTGCAAAGCAAAGAGCAGGCCCATAGATGGCTCAGG GTTGTTAGAGAGGTGAGCGGTCAGAGTGCCGGTCCAGAGGAATCTGCATCTCCTGTCATTTCAAGAAAACTTGAACTAGATAAG AGGTTATCTGCAGAAAAGAATGCATCCGATTCAGACGGTGTGGGCATCATAATTGGAGAGAATGGCAGAGAGAACG GCAAAGTTAAAAGGGGGGCTTTTGCTGCTGGCCGTAAAATCACCCGAATCATCAGCTTCTCTAAGAAGAAACCCCCTCGACCAGGGGATCTCCGGATGTCTGATCCTCGTCAAG GCTATCTCTCAGTGCTGGTGAATCAGGTGTGGCGGGAGCAGTGGTGTTGTGTTTCTAGAGGCTCCCTACACTTCTATCACGACAAAGGCGATCCTCGGTCCTGTCTGCCTCCGCTTCCCCTCCACGGCTGTGAGGTAGTCCCAGGCCTCGGACCCAAACATCCTTTTGCCTTCAGAATATTGCGGAACAGCACTGAGACGGCTGCTCTTGAG GCTTGCAGCTCTGAGGAACTTGGAAGGTGGCTGGGTGTCCTGTTGGCAGAGACGGGGTGTGCGACAGATCCAGAGTCACTGCATTATGACTATGTTGACGTGGAAACCATTGCTAACATCCGTGATGCTGCTCGTCATTCTTTCCT GTGGGCCACGTCCCCCAGTTCTACATCCACAGACTCTCGAACTTATGATGAAGTCCCCAATGAGGACATGCAG TTAGTAGAAAACTGCAGGAAACAGTCTGGGAGTCAGAAGCAGCACTCAAGTTCCTCCAGCAgtggcagaaacaagtctttagTACCCCTCAAGCGAACAGGGTCAA ACACCAACCAGTATGGAAGGTATGGGAAAACAAGAGCTGAAGAGGATGCCAAGCGTTATCTGAAAGAGAAAGATGAgctggaaagagaaagagatggaataAGAAATGCACTAGTGACCCTCCGACAGGAGAAGAGAGAGCtaaaggaggagatgaagacagCCTCTG agaggaggaagtcCTCCCTGAACAGACGTTTGTCGCAGCTGGAAGATGCTTGTCGAGCTAAAGAGGCGGAGAGAGTGGACCTGGAGCTCCGGCTAACGCAAGTCCAAGAAAACCTCAAGAAGAGCCTGGCTGGAGGA